The proteins below are encoded in one region of Neoasaia chiangmaiensis:
- a CDS encoding cysteine hydrolase family protein produces the protein MTSHPVTALLLVDVINSFFRPGDPNYYPQADQVLEPIRQLLDKARASGTLVVHTAERHREGIYDFEWAKLPVHHIEGDDTIDFVEGFGPLPGEPVVYKRRYSAFYATDMALMLREQNVSRLVTVGVKTNCCIRATVQDAFAGGFEPVVVREATNSNRPHLEEASLEDIWRYFGQVVPLSEGLELLA, from the coding sequence GTGACATCCCATCCTGTAACCGCCCTCCTTCTGGTGGACGTCATCAATTCGTTCTTTCGCCCCGGCGATCCGAACTACTATCCGCAGGCCGATCAGGTCCTTGAACCAATCCGCCAGCTTCTCGACAAGGCCCGCGCATCCGGCACGCTTGTCGTTCACACGGCGGAGCGTCATCGAGAAGGCATTTACGATTTCGAATGGGCCAAGCTTCCAGTTCATCACATCGAGGGTGACGACACCATCGACTTCGTGGAGGGTTTCGGTCCCCTCCCCGGTGAGCCGGTCGTCTATAAACGCCGTTACAGCGCATTCTATGCCACGGACATGGCCCTTATGTTGCGGGAACAGAATGTTTCCCGTCTGGTCACCGTGGGCGTCAAGACCAACTGCTGCATCCGCGCTACGGTTCAGGATGCGTTTGCGGGTGGTTTTGAACCCGTTGTTGTCCGGGAAGCGACCAATTCCAACAGACCCCATCTGGAAGAGGCGTCCCTGGAGGATATCTGGCGCTATTTCGGTCAGGTCGTACCGCTGTCAGAGGGGCTGGAGCTCCTGGCATGA